One Ilumatobacter fluminis genomic window, GGTAGATCGGGTGCTCGCACGAGAAGACGAACCGGCCGCCGGGTCGGATCGACGACGCGAGACGCTCGAGCACGGCGTCGAGGCGGGTGAGGTAGTGCAGCGTCAGCGAGCTGACGACGACGTCGAACGAACCCGTTGGCTCGAACGCGTCGACGTCGGCCAGGACGTACTCGATGCGGCCACCGTCGTCGAACTCACGGGCGCGCGAGAGCATCTTCTCCGACACGTCGACGGCGACCACCTCGGCAGCTCCGGCCGTCTCCGCCCAGCGTGCGATCCAGCCGTAGCCGCAACCGAGGTCGAGCACCCTCATTCCGTCGAGCGATGCCGGCAACATCGCCCGCATCGTCGGCCACTCCGGCGCTCCGTCGAGGCCGATCTGCTGCCGCAACAGCCCGCTGTAGGCCGCGAAGAACTCGTCGTCGTCGTAGATGTTCTGCGCCGGGCTCATTTGGCGAGCCAGGCGGGGACGTCGGTGATCGACTCGAGTTCGGTGAAGCCGCCGTCGTGGTCGTCGACGACCTCGTGGCCCCACGTGATGTGGTACGGCACATGGATGCCCGCGCCGCCGACCTCGACGACGGGCAGGACATCGGAGCGAACGGAGTTGCCGACGAACGCGAACCGGGCCGGCTCGATGTGCCACTCGGCGAGGATGCGGCGGTATGTGTCGGCGTCCTTGTCGAGCACGACCTCGATGTGTTCGAAGTGATGATCGAGTCCAGAGGTGCGCACCTTCCGGAGCTGGTGGACCAGATCGCCCTTCGTGATGAGGACCAGGCGATGGGTTCGTCCCACGGCGGCCAGGGTCTCGGGAACGCCGGGCAGGAGCTCGACCGGCTGCATGAGCATGTCGTGCGCGTGATCGACGATCTGACCGAGCACCTTCGACGGAACGGCACCGCTCGTCGCGGTGACGGCGGCCTGCACCATCGACAGGGCGAACGCCTTCACGCCGTAGCCCGAGATCGACACGTTGTCGAGTTCGATGGCCTCGAGCGAGCGCATCACGTCGACACCGTCGGGGGCGTACGGCGAGACCAGCTCGACGTACAGCTGCTCCGCCTCGCGGAAGCTGTCTTCCGACTTCCAGAGGGTGTCGTCGGCGTCGAAGCCGACGACGTCGTAGTGGTCGCCGCGTGCCATTCGAGGCACCGTACCGGGCCAGGCGGTCAGCGGTGGATGGCGTTCAGGTAGTTGTAGACCGTGATGCGGCTGACGCCCATCGCGTCGGCGACGTCCTCGACCGCACGGCGAAGGATGAATGCGCCCCGCTCGTCGAGGAGCCGCACCGCCTTCTGCTTGTCTTCGCGCGACAGGCGGGGGAGCGAGTCGCCGAGTTCGGCCTCGACCGCCTCGATCAGACGATCGAGCGCGCCGTGGAGCGGCGGCATGCGGACGGCGCCGACCACTTCGCCCTCCCAGATCAGCGGGACGTCGGACCCTTCGACGTCGTCCGCGGGCACCAGCGTGGCCCCGACCGCGTCGACCACGGGCCGCACGGCGGCGACCAGCGGATGGGGTTGCTGCCGCCCGCTCATTCGTCGACCGCCACGATGTCGATGTTGATGTGGGTCGCACCGTGCGCGACGGCGATTCGGGAGATCGCAGCGACGACGTCGCCGACCCGGTCGCTCGCCACGGTGCACGACGACCCGAACGGCCCGACGTCGACGTCGAAGCCCAGCGAGCGGAGTGCGTCGACGGGCGCGGTCACGTGATCGCCCGGTGCCGCCTCGACGAACGGCTCGATCGTGAACTCCACACGCTGCACGGCGGTACATCGTAGGCGGCACGTCGCACGGCCGTCACACGTGGCCCCGGCCGTCGAAGGCTGGCACGTGCGGCAGGAGCAGGGCGAGGCTCCCCGGGAGGAACGGGACCGACGACCGGAGCGTCGCGAACTCGTCCGGATCGACCGCTCGGATCTCGACGACCTCGCCGTCGACCGGACGGAACGGACCGTCGGACACCGCCCGGTAGACCCAGCAGATCTCCCGCGCGTGCTCGTCGTCGTGACGTCCGACGCCGACGAACACCGGCTCGGCGTCGACGCCGAGCTCCTCGGCCAGCTCGCGTCGAGCCGCGACCGAACGGTCCTCGCCCGCTGTGACGACGCCACCGGCTCCGATGTCCCACCAGCCGGGGAACAGATCCTTGTCGTCGGCCCGTCGCTGCACGACGAGTCGACCCCCGGACGTGGTCACGATGATCGCCACCGAGCGGTGGAGCAGGTTGTCGGCGCGCATGGTCGAACGTGGGACGACGTCGATGACACGGTCGTCGTCGTCGACCCACTCGACGGGTTCGTCAGCGGCTGCCATCGCGCCACGGTACGCCGGGGAGACAGCCCCCGGGCGCCGCGCGTACAGTCACGACATGAGTCTCGACACGCTGCGCGACGAAGCGCTCGATCTGCAGGACGACACGATCGCGTTGCGGCGCCGCATCCACGAACGTCCGGAGCTCGGCAACGACCTGCCGATCACCCGCGACGCCGTGCTCGAATCGCTCGAGGGTCTGCCGCTCGACATCACGCTCCACGAGTCGACGTCGGGAGTCGCTGCGCTCCTGACCGGTGGCCGCCCCGGCCCGACGGTGCTCCTGCGCGGCGACATGGACGCCCTGCCGCTCGAGGAGGCGACCGGCCTCGACTTCACGTCGAAGACCGACGGTCAGATGCACGCCTGCGGACACGACACCCACACGGCGATGCTGTCGTCGGCGGCCAAGCTGCTGTCGGCCCACCAGGACGAGATCGCCGGCCGCGTGCTGTTCATGTTCCAGCCCGGCGAAGAAGGGCACCACGGCGCCAAGTACATGCTCGAAGAAGGCCTGCTCGACGTGCCGCCGCTGGCCGACGGCACCGAATCGCCGGTGACCGGGGCCTTCGCGCTCCACATCACGTCCACCATCCCGACGGGCATGGTCGCGACGCGTGGCGGCGCCTGCATGGCCTCGGCCGACCAGTTCATGATCCGGGTGCACGGCGAGGGCGGTCACGCGAGCGAACCGTTCCGCACGATCGACCCGGTTCCGATCGCCTGCGAGATCGTCCAGGCGTTGCAGCTGATGGTCACCCGACGGATCGACGTGTTCGATCCCGCCGTCGTCACCGTCGGCCGCATCCAGGCGGGGACGACGAACAACATCATCCCGCACGTCGCCGAGATCGAGGGCACCATCCGAACCGTCAGCGAGGCGACCCGGGCGAAGGTGCACGACCACCTGCGCCGCGTCGCGAGCAAGATCGCCGAGGCACACGGCGCGACCGCCGAACCCGAGATCATCCTCGGCTACCCGGTCACGTCGAACCACGACCAGTTCGCCGACTTCACGCTCGACACGGCGCGCGACGTGCTGGGCGGCCACAACGTGCACCGGCTGCCGAACCCGATCATGGGCGCGGAGGACTTCTCGTACGTGCTCAACGAGATCCCCGGCACGATGATGTTCCTCGGCGGTACGTCACCCGAGCGCGACGTGCGTTCGGCCCCCGCCAACCACTCGAACCTGGTGGTGTTCGACGAGGACGCGATGCCGACCGGCGTCGAGCTCTACGCCCAGATGGCGCTGCGCCATCTCGGAGCCGAGTAGCGACTCCGTCGATTCGACCGGTCAGTCCAGGGGTCAGTCGAGCGGCCAATCCTCGACAGCGGTCACCAACCCGTCGATCAGGGATCGGGTGTGCGGCACGATCGGCTCGTGCCAGTCCCACCAGAGCGGGCTCGACCCGCGCACTCGCGGTGGGAGCTCGATCTGGACGCCGCCTCCACGCGGCGCGTTGACCGGGTTCTTCGGGTGCACGCCGCGCAGCTCGGTCGGGATGCGATCGAGGTCGTCGACGATCTCGTA contains:
- a CDS encoding class I SAM-dependent methyltransferase; protein product: MSPAQNIYDDDEFFAAYSGLLRQQIGLDGAPEWPTMRAMLPASLDGMRVLDLGCGYGWIARWAETAGAAEVVAVDVSEKMLSRAREFDDGGRIEYVLADVDAFEPTGSFDVVVSSLTLHYLTRLDAVLERLASSIRPGGRFVFSCEHPIYLAPAEPRFVKGDGFSEWPVSRYHVEGERRTEWLGASGVVKYHRKIDTYFRLLSGAGFTVTDLVEWGPSAADLEDHPEWTPELDRPMILLVGAQMGPVG
- a CDS encoding NUDIX hydrolase, which codes for MAAADEPVEWVDDDDRVIDVVPRSTMRADNLLHRSVAIIVTTSGGRLVVQRRADDKDLFPGWWDIGAGGVVTAGEDRSVAARRELAEELGVDAEPVFVGVGRHDDEHAREICWVYRAVSDGPFRPVDGEVVEIRAVDPDEFATLRSSVPFLPGSLALLLPHVPAFDGRGHV
- a CDS encoding HAD family hydrolase, with the protein product MARGDHYDVVGFDADDTLWKSEDSFREAEQLYVELVSPYAPDGVDVMRSLEAIELDNVSISGYGVKAFALSMVQAAVTATSGAVPSKVLGQIVDHAHDMLMQPVELLPGVPETLAAVGRTHRLVLITKGDLVHQLRKVRTSGLDHHFEHIEVVLDKDADTYRRILAEWHIEPARFAFVGNSVRSDVLPVVEVGGAGIHVPYHITWGHEVVDDHDGGFTELESITDVPAWLAK
- a CDS encoding M20 metallopeptidase family protein; this translates as MSLDTLRDEALDLQDDTIALRRRIHERPELGNDLPITRDAVLESLEGLPLDITLHESTSGVAALLTGGRPGPTVLLRGDMDALPLEEATGLDFTSKTDGQMHACGHDTHTAMLSSAAKLLSAHQDEIAGRVLFMFQPGEEGHHGAKYMLEEGLLDVPPLADGTESPVTGAFALHITSTIPTGMVATRGGACMASADQFMIRVHGEGGHASEPFRTIDPVPIACEIVQALQLMVTRRIDVFDPAVVTVGRIQAGTTNNIIPHVAEIEGTIRTVSEATRAKVHDHLRRVASKIAEAHGATAEPEIILGYPVTSNHDQFADFTLDTARDVLGGHNVHRLPNPIMGAEDFSYVLNEIPGTMMFLGGTSPERDVRSAPANHSNLVVFDEDAMPTGVELYAQMALRHLGAE
- a CDS encoding helix-turn-helix domain-containing protein — its product is MSGRQQPHPLVAAVRPVVDAVGATLVPADDVEGSDVPLIWEGEVVGAVRMPPLHGALDRLIEAVEAELGDSLPRLSREDKQKAVRLLDERGAFILRRAVEDVADAMGVSRITVYNYLNAIHR